One genomic window of Nicotiana sylvestris chromosome 10, ASM39365v2, whole genome shotgun sequence includes the following:
- the LOC138879779 gene encoding uncharacterized protein — protein sequence MEKIANKIFEVNRVPFSDDELPVEGTEHNKALYLIVKCEDSVVTRVLIDNGSSANICPLSTLSKLKVEDERIHKNSICVRGFDGGGKDSVGDIIFELTIGPVEFTMEFQVLDIAVSYNLLLGRPWIHAAKVVP from the coding sequence atggaaaagatagccaacaagatttttgaagtaaatagAGTccctttttccgatgatgaattgcccgtagagggtactgagcataacaaagccctttaccttatAGTGAAATGTGAGGATtctgtggttacccgggtattgattgacaatggttcaagtgcgaacatttgtcctctctccactctaagcaagctgaaagtagaagatgagaggatccataagaacagtatctgtgtgcggggatttgacggtggggGCAAAGACTCTGTCGGGGACATAATATTTGAGCTaactataggtccagtagaattcacaatggaattccaagtgctggatatagctgtttcctacaatttgctattagggcgaccgtggattcacgccgctaaagTAGTACCAtaa